TGCCGATTCCGTTAGTTGAATAATGCTTTCTGAGTAACAAGGGACTAgttcagttttctgtttcttctttattctttcctctcACAAGTGCAAGGTGGACTTCCCCTTTTACTTCATGGTTGGTGGGCGTTCCTCTCACATCAAATGCTGTGCTCTCGTTACCTATACCATAGTCAAAATTTTACCTTCAGACATCCAAGCTTGAGTTTGTGATTAAGAATGAGTTTGGAATCCTTTTTCTTGACCAAGCAATAATAAGTCCTtggtgacccagtggctaagactccatgctcccagtgcagggggcctgggttcgaaccctggtcagggaactagaccccacatgccacaactaagacctggcacagccaaataaataaaatattttaaaatcaactttaaaaCTTGTAGCTGGTTAATCACTCCTTTATTTCATGTGTTATTGACAATACCCCAAAGGAGTAAACGTCATTAATTCAGTGAAGAGAGATCTGCAATGAAAGAAGATTTGTAGGAAATGGAAATATATCTGATCATATTTCAGGATTGTCATACACATTAAACATGTTACTATGGGGACTATATAAAGGACAGTTTGTAAAAGTGGAAATATGTGGCAATGAAACCAtggtttttttaaagtatatggaagaagaaaatgaatttagGTTATCAATATGAATTTGTATTAGATTTTAAAGAATTCTTAATCTGTAAGGAAAGATAGACTGTAATCTATTAATTTCCAGTGACTAATTTATTAATAGAAGTTGAAGAGAGGCATGTATTTCCAAAAGAGAATTCCAACATAGAATATATAATTATGtcatttcttttgcatgtgaatgttGCTGAAAAGTTGATTactttttatttagtttatacAAGCAGAATATATTTCTATGTTAGGCCAAATCAATTATCAATAATTTTAATCTTCTGATAATTTCTTTGAGTCTGACACAGGAAATGACAGTTTGGTACACTGATATTCAAAAATGCCTTCTTCAGAGCTACTCAGACATAAGTTGAATTTCAGATTGTGCACTTCTTGTTAATGAATTCCGAATGTATGGACCATTTTGCCACAACCTATTTCAGAGTGTGGCAGCGTGAAACTAATGtcatatttctaaattctgaGTATGGTGCTGCCTAACTCTTAGTGCTAGGTGAAATTATTGAAGTTTCATTACCAGTATTTCATAATCCATACCCCTATTCCAGTTAGATAGGCTGTAGTCCCTTATTCCTGGTCTTCATCCATCTGTTCTTGTTTTTTACTAGTATATGAGAATTCCTATGTTCTTATATCCATGCcaagaattaaaattatataatttttaacattttccagTGTGATAGACATGAAATAAAATCTCATTTAACTTGTTCTGGATTTGAGTACCTCATCATATGCATATTAGCCTTtggggttcctttttttttttgaaaacttcctatttttcagaaattttatttctatattttgccCACTTTTGTCAAAGTTGTCATCTTCCAGTTAATTTGTAAGACTCATTCAAAATCTAGATACAGTAATAGTTATAGGTTTTAGATATTGCAAATATGTCATCCTATTCTGCCATCTATCTACTGGTGTTATTAGATAGTCTTAATTTTTATGCCATTAGACAATAAGTGTTTCACCTTATTGTCCATCCTTTTGAATGTTTTGGAGgtccttttttgtttcttatttgttttatagttttacttttcttGTTAGGTCCTTAATTCTTCTGGGGCCCATTTTTGGTTCTGTTCTGGCTAGGAATACTGTCTTTTCTCAAAGTCTTACTTTTCTGTACATGAGGAAGTATTTTTCTGAATACCATCTACTGAACAGTCATTTTTTCCCCACTGATTGTAGAGCCACTTTTATTGTTTATTAAGTTTGTCTGAGATTCTTATTTAACTGGTCTTTTTGTTTGGCTTTGTATTATTACTACACtgtttcagccaactttttcactctcctctttcacctgcatcaaaagactctttagttcctctttggtttctgtcACTAGGGTggtatgatctgcatatctgaggttattgatattactcccggcaatcttgattccagcttgtgattcatccagtctggcatttcacatgatgtactctacatacaaGTTAATAAGaaaggtgacagtatatagccttgacatactcctttctcaattttggaccagtgtgttgttccatgtccagttctaactgttgtttcttgacctgcatataggattttcaggagacagaaaaggtggtctggcattcccatctgtttaagaattttccacagtttgttgtgatccacacagtcaaaggctttagcatagtcagtgaggcagaagtagatgctattctggaattctcttgctttttctgtgatccagtggatattggcaatttgatctctggttcctctcacttctgtaaatccagcttgtacatctggaagttctcagttcatgtactgctgaaacctaacttgaaggattttgagcattaacttgctagcatatgaaatgagtatagttgtgcagtagtttgagcattctttggcattgcctttctttgggattggaatgaaaactgaccttttcagtcctgtgaccactgctgagttttcaaatttgctggcatattgagtgcaacactttaacagcatcatcttttagatttgaaatagctcagctggaattctatcacctccactaactttgttagtagtaatgcttcctaaggcccacttgagttcacactccaggatgtctgactccaggtgagtgatcacaccatcatggttatccaggtcattaagaccttttttatgcatttcttgccatctcttcttaatctcgcctgcttctgttaggtccttaccatttctgtcctttattcccatctttacatgaaatgttccctgatatctctaattttcttcaagagatctctagtctttcccattcttctgttttcctctatttctttgcattgttgactaagaagcctttcttacctctccctgctattctttggaactctgcattcagttgggtatatctttccctttctcctttccttttcacttctcatcttttcccagatatttgtaaggccttctcagacaaccactttgccttcttgcatttctttttcttggggatggttttggcctgtacaatgttatgaagctccatccatagttcttcaagcatgctgtctatcagatctaatcccttgaatctatttgtcgcttctactgtataatcataagagatttgatttaggttgtacctgaatggcctagtggtttttcttacttccttcaagtctgaattttgcaattcagctcatgatctgagccacagtcagctctaggtcttgtttttgctgactgtgtagtgcttctccatcttcagctgcaaagaatataatcaatccaatttcggtactgaccatctggtgatgtccatgtgtagagtcctcttttatgttgttggaagaggatgtttgcaatggccagtgcattctcttggcaaaactctgttagcctttgccctgcttcattttgtactcccaaggccaaatttgcctgttactccaggtatctcttgacttcctacttttgcatcccagtgtCCTAttatgaaaggacatctttttagatgtgaattctagaaggtcttgtaggttttcatagaactggttgacttcagcttcttcagcaattggttggggcatagacttggatgactgggatgttgagtggtttgccttggaaaccaactgagatcattctgttgtttttgagattgcagccaagtactgcatttcagactcttttgttcactatgagagctccatttcttctgagggattcttgcccacagtagtagatgtaatagttatctgaattaaattcgtccagtccagtccattttaactgattcccaaaatgtcgatgttcactcttgccatttcctgtttgaccacgtccaatttaccttgattcatggacctaacatcccaggttcctatgcaatattgttctttacagtatcagactttactttcaccatcagacacatccacaactaggtgttgtttccattttggctcagccttttcattctttctggagttatttctcccctcttctccagtagcatattggacatttggggtggcgggggggggggggtcatcCTTCagtttcatatctttttgccttttcatactgttcatggggttctcaatgcaagaatactggtttccattcccttctccagtggactacactttgtcagaactctctaccttGACCTGTCCGTCTTAGATGGCCCTGCACAGcacggctcatagtttcattgagttagacaaggctgtgatccattttatcattttggctagttttctgtgattgtggttttcattctggtgGCTGTGGAACAGAAGATCTTGTTTCATCTGTCTGCCCTCTCATGGATGAatctaagaggcttgtgcaagctttctgatgggagggactgctgtggggaaaactgggtcttgctctggtgggcagggccatccTCAAtaaatctttagtccaattttctgctgattggTGGGGCTATGCTCCCTCCTTGTAGTTTGGCCTGAAGCTCCCAGTCCTGGAGTCTgcaggctctatggtagggctatAGGCTCAATAGTAGGGCTAATGGCGACCTGCTGCAATAGGACTTATGAGCATGCTGTGCCTCCCAGGACTACTGCTGCCAGTGGCCCCTGGCCCTGCAgaaggccactgttgacccatgtctccaccagagactcccaaACATTCACAGGCAAGTCCTGCTCATGTCTCTTGTGgggccactgctcctttctcctgggtcctggtgcacacaaggtttttttgtgccctccaagagtctctgtttccccagtttAGTcgaagttctataatcaaatcccacagACCTTAAAAGTCAGATTTGCTaggattctcagtccctttgccagatccccaggttgggaagtctgATGTGGGGCCTAGAACCTTGGCatcagtgtgagaacttctttggtacagttgttctccagtttgtgggtcacccacctggaGGTTCTGTGGtagggctaatggtgacctcctccaggaggacTTAGGTCACACACTGTGCCTCCcagaactgctgctgccagtgcccgtCCCTGCAGCCGGCCATTGCTGACCCACGCCTTTGCAGGAGACCTTCAAACCCACACAGGCagctctggctcagtctcttgtgggggtcattgctcctttcccCTCTTTTCTATTTATACTTAACTCTCTTTGTGATCTGATCCAGTCTTATGGCTCAAAAAATTATCTATATACCTGACTCATAAATTTCTTCAAGCaaaattttttcttccattctgattaatcccatgggattttccaggcaagagtactagagtgggttgccatttccttctacaggggatcttcccaacccaggaatagaacccaggtctcctgcattgcaggcagatgctttaccatctgagccaccagggaaacccagtttcAACAAGAGGAAATCTTATTGAGCAAACTTATTTTTCACAGGGCATGGATTGTGGGCCACTGTGGTAGATGGTTTCTTTGGGGTCAGTTGCCAACCTCCTGTCTGTTTCTTTGGGGTCAGGTGCCAACCTCCTGTCTTTGAACTGCAGATTTAGGATGCAGTCACATGGTTCAGAACATGACTTAACAGCAGTGGCTAGAGGCAATATATCCCTCAAAAGGAACTGTAGATGGGCAAGGGCAATGATGGAAATTCAACAAGCCTCCAATTAATTACCTTCTggtgttattttaatttcttataagTAATACTGAGTAAGAGCAGTGTAACATTAACAATTCACTGAGCATATCACACTTCtccatttctttatatttcaacaGAATGGCTTCTACTAATCACTTAgttataaaatatgcataaaaaacAAGTAACTCAATTACAAATGGGCAAAAATTTGAATATACATTTCTACAAGGAGGATATACAATAAggacatgaaaaatgctcaacatcattagttgcAAGGTCATTACAAATCAAAATGATAATGGGATTCCACTTCacatccattaggatggctaccatcaaaaaatggaaaacataaaatGTTGGCCAAGATGTATAGCAATTGGAAGCCTAGTATATCAGtggtgggattgtaaaatggtgtagccactgtggaaaactggCAGTTCCTAAAAAAAGGTAAACAAatttaccatacaatccagcagttctactcctaagtatatacccaagagaactgaaaatgtgttcacacaaaaacatgtATGTGGATGTTCTGAGCAGTGTTATTCTTAATagttaaaaagtagaaagaacCCACATATTTATCAACtgggtaaataaaatgtgatatatccatacaatggaaaattattcagccataaaaagaataaagtactggCAGACATGCTGCAACATGATTGAACCTCGAAAATATGCTCAGTGAAAAAAACCAGACACAAATGACCATATATGGTTATGTTTTAGGCAGATCTGTAGAAATATAAAGTAGATTAGTAGGTACCAGGGgctgaaagaagaggaaaatgggAGTGACTCCTAATCGGGGGaggtttcttttggggatgataGAAATGTTCTGGAATCAGGTAGTGGTGATGTTTGTGCaaccttgtgaatatactaattgtatattttaaaatgcttaattttaTGGCATATGAATTATAgctcaaaaaatgttttctgaataaaAGTGTACAAAGGTTTCTAGGCCTTTTTATAGGAAAACATTACAACTGTTTTACTTAAACATATACATTGCTTTTGAGTAACCATTTTACTAGTTAAAATGTGATTACTTGTGTTTCAGAATTAGCTGGCTTTAGTGTTACAGCATTATGATTAAATTTTCAGCTAAGATTTTAATAAAGGATTTATTTCTTGTCTCTCAACAGTCCCTACTTCTGCCTCTCAGGAAGAAGCAATAAACAATATGAAGATGCAGTCACTGCCTGAGTATCAGTATAAAAAGGCCAACTTGCCTTTTAAGACAAGACAAGAGGAATCTTCCTCATCACAAGATATCAGTCCATATATTCATGAGATTATagaatttcagaagaaaaatacaaacaaaatcaaaacctTAAGCAATTTGTTTTGGGGGAATCATCCCCAAAGAAAACGCAGAGGATACTCAGAAAAATGTTGTCAGAAGGGATGTACAAAAGAAGAACTTATTATTGCATGCCTTCCATATATTGATTATGAAAACTTAAGGAAGCATCAGCAGTTGTGACTGAGATATACTAACCATCATGAGACTTACACTAACTTAATAAAAAgcttaatatattttacttattatttttttggtgaTTGTCCTTGTAGTTTCTCTGCTGTGACCAACATCTAGATGTATTTGTAAGCACTTAGCAATACTTTGTGGTGGTAATACGACTTAGTATTTTCTTTGGTGCtctgtttttcatatatttttatatttgaagatATTACTGGAGGTGGCATGATCTATGCAGACATCTAACGATTAcctgtttattcttatttatggTTTTGAAACTCTCTTAAGTAGCATTTAAATGGATTATGGAGTGTTCTGCATTCCATGTGTATGATATACTGACTGGTGCCCATTACTATTAGGCTCACTCTAGTAtgccagttggagaaggcaatggcaccccactccagtactcttgcctggaaaatcccatggacggaggagcctggtgcgctggagtccatggggtcgcaaagagttggacacgactgagtgacctcactttcacttttcactttcatgcattggagaaggaaatggcaacccactccagtgttcttgcctggagaatcccagggacgggagcctggtgggctgctttctatggggtcacacagaattggacacgattgaagcgatgcagcagcagcagcagtatgccaGTCCTACTGACTTAAATTAGC
This is a stretch of genomic DNA from Bos javanicus breed banteng chromosome 8, ARS-OSU_banteng_1.0, whole genome shotgun sequence. It encodes these proteins:
- the INSL6 gene encoding insulin-like peptide INSL6; the protein is MLTGATLRRKSLSHSCFPRPQKRLKASFLTGQKAPKPLFRSGGEQQTQEEAINNMKMQSLPEYQYKKANLPFKTRQEESSSSQDISPYIHEIIEFQKKNTNKIKTLSNLFWGNHPQRKRRGYSEKCCQKGCTKEELIIACLPYIDYENLRKHQQL